One Flavobacteriales bacterium genomic window carries:
- a CDS encoding ATP phosphoribosyltransferase: MSDMVTVALSKGKLLDPTLALFQKAGYLGPEMSSDDRKLAFDVPQSGLSFLVVRPTDVPTYVEYGAADVGVAGKDLLLEQQLDVYEPLDLRIGWCRIAVATLAGLDGRARLSSKLRVATKYPNITEWHFNRQGTPVEIIKLYGSIELAPVVGLADRIGKPTTSRKWKRLRNRRHV; encoded by the coding sequence ATGAGTGACATGGTGACCGTCGCACTGTCGAAGGGGAAACTCCTGGATCCGACGCTGGCTCTGTTTCAGAAAGCGGGCTATCTTGGTCCGGAAATGTCCTCCGACGATCGCAAACTGGCTTTTGACGTGCCGCAGTCCGGGCTGTCTTTTTTGGTGGTCCGTCCCACGGACGTGCCCACCTACGTGGAGTATGGAGCGGCCGACGTGGGTGTGGCGGGCAAGGATTTGTTATTGGAGCAACAACTGGACGTGTATGAACCCTTGGATCTGCGGATCGGGTGGTGCCGGATCGCCGTAGCGACCCTGGCGGGTCTTGATGGTCGTGCACGCTTATCGTCAAAACTCCGGGTGGCCACGAAGTATCCCAACATCACGGAATGGCATTTTAACCGTCAGGGGACTCCGGTCGAAATCATCAAGTTGTATGGGTCGATCGAGTTGGCTCCGGTGGTGGGCTTGGCGGATCGGATCGGAAAGCCAACAACCTCCAGGAAATGGAAACGGTTGCGGAATCGACGGCACGTCTGA
- a CDS encoding histidinol dehydrogenase has product MNVIFSKDKTYPQALAEVCNRAAHQHAKLENRVKRILKNVERDGDAAVARYVKKFDGLALSPKKFR; this is encoded by the coding sequence ATGAACGTTATATTTTCAAAAGATAAAACCTATCCCCAGGCGTTGGCCGAGGTCTGCAATCGTGCAGCTCACCAGCACGCCAAGCTCGAGAATCGCGTGAAACGTATTCTGAAAAACGTCGAACGTGATGGCGATGCTGCGGTCGCGCGATACGTCAAGAAGTTTGATGGTCTTGCGTTGTCGCCGAAAAAGTTTCG